A portion of the Granulosicoccus antarcticus IMCC3135 genome contains these proteins:
- a CDS encoding family 20 glycosylhydrolase: MPVLSHRHIMMKKNSLKLPTALLFSAVLAAGCGSSDSSTPDGNGGTTNPTDPTSPTPSTDTSALSHAGKPLPQNSVNPATTALYSDIGRAKAEALPDNLAVVYEVIENHGGDAFPSGSGTSCSQLAAEYSSCSVTNLHIKDAAGVLNDGNWKLYFHSIRRILRVDSDEFSVSLVNGDLNYLEPTEAFTGFDGSVKTIGLVTEFNHLIESDFMPRYWLVSDDGTVTMINNTDDDTDESGYSVAISGDNAKSYNGEPTPIASASTRFEANADVESAASNLTALEIQSRIIPRPESVVVGTGALDIGSGFSFAGTDLSAESVAALQARQTQFMSTAAGTALSATIDASLAVNSYTLDVTAAGIAISGADETALFNGAQSLLALVQPGLGTIPVLSVQDAPRFTFRGMHVDVARNFHSVESLESLMDQMAAYKLNKLHIHLSDDEGWRLDIPSLPELTSVGGRRAFALDGEGNVSEAASLMPQLGSGPGSDNQGSGFYTSDQFVSLLRYAAARKIDIIPEFDMPAHARAAVVAMRARAVNLGDADDINVRVDDPADTSRYLTIQHYDDGILNPCIPGTYAFIGTVINDVKAMYDEAGVTLDIFHMGGDEARNVFTGGGFQDVNASDKVSYRGDITRSDWEFPWENSPACNSLIAENAGIQSREVLQPYFVKEVAKLVNDAGIPAMYAYQDIYDELDAGDLATQRAGVGYWERIATDAGYKNINEFANRGYETVVSVPDFLYFDFPQEVNPEERGYYWATRYTDTRKVFGFAPENLPQNAETSVNREGLSWSATGETNSPAFLGMQGQLWSETVRTPEQFDYMLFPRVIALAERAWSKGSWELDYAPGQTFSGDTNLVDKNALNEDYASFAAALAEKELSKLDAAGIQYRISVPGASTAAGQLSMNSDLPGLPLEYSTDGTSFLPYEAGASANGVVAIRARSADGQRIGRTETLTQ; the protein is encoded by the coding sequence ATGCCAGTACTATCCCACCGCCACATCATGATGAAAAAAAATTCCCTGAAACTACCTACCGCACTGCTGTTCTCAGCAGTTCTGGCAGCCGGCTGCGGGAGCTCAGACTCCAGCACACCTGACGGTAATGGCGGCACAACTAATCCGACAGATCCAACCAGTCCGACACCCTCAACCGACACCTCTGCCCTGAGTCACGCGGGCAAGCCACTACCGCAGAATTCAGTCAATCCTGCCACCACGGCGTTGTACTCAGATATCGGGCGTGCCAAGGCAGAAGCCTTACCCGACAACCTGGCAGTCGTCTACGAGGTGATCGAGAATCATGGCGGAGACGCATTCCCTTCGGGCAGCGGGACCAGCTGTAGCCAGCTTGCCGCCGAATACAGCTCGTGCAGCGTGACCAATCTACACATCAAGGATGCCGCCGGCGTGCTGAACGATGGCAACTGGAAGCTGTATTTTCACAGCATCCGTCGCATTCTGCGTGTTGATAGTGACGAGTTCAGCGTATCCCTGGTCAACGGTGATCTCAACTACCTGGAACCCACAGAAGCCTTTACAGGTTTTGATGGTAGCGTCAAAACTATCGGCCTGGTCACAGAGTTCAATCACCTGATCGAATCTGACTTCATGCCGCGCTACTGGCTGGTCAGTGATGATGGCACGGTTACCATGATCAACAACACCGATGACGATACTGACGAGTCAGGCTATTCGGTTGCCATTAGCGGCGACAATGCAAAGTCCTACAATGGCGAGCCCACACCCATTGCTTCCGCCAGCACGCGCTTTGAGGCGAATGCCGATGTCGAATCTGCCGCCTCAAACCTGACAGCCCTGGAAATCCAGTCTCGCATCATCCCTCGGCCTGAAAGTGTGGTCGTTGGTACAGGTGCGCTGGATATCGGTAGCGGTTTCTCCTTTGCAGGCACCGACTTGTCAGCCGAATCGGTCGCCGCATTGCAGGCACGCCAGACTCAGTTCATGAGCACCGCAGCCGGTACAGCGCTCAGCGCCACCATCGATGCCTCTCTTGCTGTCAACAGCTACACGCTTGATGTTACAGCTGCCGGCATCGCCATTTCAGGAGCCGATGAAACCGCCCTGTTCAATGGAGCCCAGTCCTTGCTCGCGTTGGTACAACCTGGCCTTGGCACCATCCCTGTACTCAGTGTTCAGGATGCACCCCGTTTCACCTTCCGTGGCATGCATGTGGATGTAGCACGTAATTTCCACTCAGTTGAATCTCTGGAATCACTGATGGATCAGATGGCAGCCTACAAACTGAATAAACTGCACATCCACCTGAGTGATGATGAAGGCTGGCGTCTGGATATCCCATCCTTGCCGGAACTGACCAGTGTCGGCGGTCGTCGAGCGTTTGCTCTTGACGGCGAAGGCAATGTCTCTGAAGCCGCCAGCCTGATGCCGCAACTCGGATCAGGCCCCGGAAGTGACAATCAGGGCAGCGGCTTTTATACCAGCGACCAGTTCGTCTCATTACTTCGCTATGCGGCCGCCCGCAAGATTGACATCATTCCTGAATTTGACATGCCGGCTCATGCCCGCGCTGCCGTTGTGGCAATGCGTGCACGCGCTGTAAATCTGGGCGACGCCGATGACATCAACGTCCGCGTTGATGATCCGGCCGACACTTCTCGTTATCTGACCATCCAGCACTATGATGATGGCATCCTGAATCCGTGTATTCCGGGCACTTACGCCTTTATTGGCACCGTCATCAACGACGTAAAAGCCATGTATGACGAAGCTGGCGTCACCCTCGACATCTTCCACATGGGCGGTGATGAAGCACGCAACGTTTTCACAGGCGGCGGGTTTCAGGATGTAAATGCCAGCGACAAGGTCTCCTACCGCGGTGATATCACTCGAAGTGACTGGGAATTTCCATGGGAAAACTCCCCGGCCTGTAACAGCCTCATCGCTGAAAATGCGGGTATCCAGTCACGTGAAGTGCTGCAACCCTACTTCGTCAAGGAAGTCGCCAAACTTGTCAATGATGCCGGTATTCCTGCCATGTACGCCTATCAGGATATCTATGACGAACTTGACGCCGGTGACCTGGCGACCCAACGTGCCGGCGTCGGCTACTGGGAACGTATTGCAACCGATGCGGGCTACAAGAATATCAATGAATTCGCCAACCGCGGCTATGAGACGGTTGTCTCGGTTCCCGATTTTCTGTACTTCGATTTTCCTCAGGAAGTGAACCCTGAAGAACGTGGCTATTACTGGGCTACTCGCTACACCGATACCCGCAAGGTATTTGGATTTGCCCCAGAGAACCTGCCCCAGAATGCTGAAACATCAGTCAATCGGGAAGGCCTGAGCTGGTCAGCAACCGGAGAAACCAACAGCCCGGCATTTCTTGGCATGCAAGGACAATTGTGGAGCGAAACTGTCCGTACACCGGAACAGTTCGATTACATGCTGTTTCCACGTGTGATTGCCCTGGCCGAACGTGCCTGGTCAAAAGGCTCATGGGAGCTTGACTACGCGCCCGGACAGACTTTTTCTGGCGACACCAACCTGGTTGACAAGAACGCTCTGAACGAAGACTACGCAAGCTTTGCTGCGGCCCTGGCCGAGAAGGAATTAAGCAAGCTTGATGCGGCGGGTATTCAATATCGCATATCAGTACCCGGTGCCAGTACGGCTGCTGGACAACTGTCAATGAACAGCGATTTGCCTGGACTTCCGCTTGAGTACTCAACTGACGGAACCAGCTTCCTGCCATATGAGGCGGGCGCTTCCGCCAATGGTGTTGTTGCCATCCGCGCCCGTTCGGCTGATGGTCAACGGATCGGACGTACTGAAACACTGACTCAGTAA
- a CDS encoding DMT family transporter gives MQELNEHRLRKPLVQDHIRLLGAAAIWGGSFLLNEIALVDFSPVAIAAYRIVVAAIIICLICRWLGLGVNLTRRTLILLGGIGLLNSAIPFTLIGWGQLRIDSATTAILLASSPFATLLFSHFMTSDDRFTWQKFMGLLLGFSGVIVLLGHGLLQGSGSISGMLAVVLAACCYSMSSLLIRQLTGMPILVLVAGTLVAACIVLVPVLLVLHPPWQQVWHSDTLSALLVLALGPTAVAYVLRAQIVQINGAVYMSNVGYLIPLFAMLWGWIFLSQQPTVAMWIALSLILAGIAVGQRSKTPRQTG, from the coding sequence TTGCAAGAGCTTAATGAACACCGTCTCCGAAAACCGCTGGTTCAGGATCATATTCGCTTGCTGGGTGCGGCCGCCATATGGGGAGGCTCGTTTCTTCTTAACGAGATCGCGCTGGTTGATTTTTCGCCTGTTGCGATTGCTGCTTACAGGATTGTTGTCGCTGCAATAATTATCTGTCTGATTTGCCGCTGGTTGGGGTTGGGAGTGAATCTGACCCGGCGTACGCTCATTCTGCTGGGTGGCATCGGTCTTCTCAACAGCGCAATACCGTTCACCTTGATCGGCTGGGGGCAATTGCGAATTGATAGTGCGACAACCGCCATTTTGCTTGCCTCTTCACCTTTTGCAACCTTGCTTTTTTCGCATTTCATGACAAGTGATGACCGGTTTACATGGCAGAAGTTCATGGGGTTGTTGTTGGGATTCTCGGGTGTCATTGTATTGCTGGGCCACGGTTTGTTACAGGGCAGTGGCAGTATTTCGGGCATGCTTGCGGTCGTTCTGGCAGCTTGCTGCTATTCGATGTCGTCGTTGCTGATTCGTCAATTGACCGGTATGCCGATTCTGGTGTTGGTGGCTGGTACCCTGGTAGCAGCCTGTATTGTGCTGGTGCCTGTATTGCTGGTACTGCACCCGCCCTGGCAGCAGGTCTGGCATTCGGACACCCTCAGCGCGCTGTTGGTGCTGGCGCTGGGGCCTACCGCCGTTGCCTATGTGCTGCGCGCCCAGATCGTACAGATAAACGGGGCGGTCTATATGTCGAATGTGGGGTATCTGATTCCTTTGTTTGCCATGCTCTGGGGCTGGATTTTTCTGTCTCAGCAGCCGACAGTTGCCATGTGGATCGCCTTGTCGCTGATTCTTGCAGGCATTGCGGTGGGGCAACGCAGTAAAACCCCTCGGCAGACGGGTTGA
- a CDS encoding M12 family metallopeptidase has product MCLPIYQRIPVRSLDQRPSSGPPTASRTLSTLCCATILVLAGCARADDPELFNADPALLNDFTDSLPTHGSTGGFDYAIIQGLAIFEGDILLGTVDETGSIPQGTRSRGLARNDAFGRWPDGIVPYLAPTQNSELQQVNIEFAIQHWMENTGITFVERTDENADQYPSYLRFDNSNSCASYVGMQGGEQSIMVSDGCTQGSIIHEIGHALGLFHEHTRSDRDNYIGVDWSQIIEGKDINFTVQNAGTQNYGDYDFGSIMHYGEYFFSISSSPTIIVPAGIEIGQRVALSDIDALSVDQMYQTDLALLPPNDSGSGDILELGITVLNQGKLGAHELQLVVKVTDDAIWQSVSSDSGWECLDYDTELRCTRPTLSEFSESRFTVQVDAGDATVDDVMMLLTARTYDPALDNNHYNDDGTLSKEPADDSAQNVVTDSSETTSGDQDTESTTSPPPVIASAQTSNVVSNDASSGGSDNGSLLLLALGLLGWRRYRAHIAQ; this is encoded by the coding sequence ATGTGCCTACCTATTTATCAACGGATCCCTGTGCGCTCGCTTGATCAGCGCCCCTCCAGTGGACCACCCACAGCGTCACGAACTCTGAGCACACTTTGCTGTGCAACCATTCTGGTGCTGGCAGGCTGCGCCAGAGCTGATGATCCGGAGCTATTCAATGCAGACCCTGCCCTACTGAATGATTTCACCGATTCGCTGCCTACCCATGGATCAACTGGCGGCTTCGACTACGCAATCATTCAAGGCCTGGCCATCTTCGAAGGCGATATTCTGCTGGGAACAGTTGACGAAACAGGCTCTATTCCCCAGGGAACGCGCTCTCGTGGACTAGCGAGAAACGATGCCTTCGGTCGCTGGCCAGACGGTATCGTGCCCTACCTTGCCCCGACCCAGAACTCGGAGTTACAACAAGTCAATATCGAGTTTGCCATCCAGCACTGGATGGAGAACACAGGAATCACGTTTGTAGAGCGCACTGATGAGAACGCGGATCAGTACCCTAGCTACCTGCGTTTTGACAACAGCAACAGCTGTGCATCCTATGTGGGCATGCAGGGTGGAGAGCAATCAATCATGGTGTCCGATGGCTGTACTCAGGGAAGCATCATTCATGAGATCGGGCATGCTCTGGGACTGTTTCATGAACACACCCGCTCTGATCGTGACAACTATATCGGTGTTGACTGGAGCCAGATCATTGAAGGCAAGGATATCAACTTCACTGTACAGAATGCCGGTACGCAGAATTACGGCGATTATGATTTTGGCTCCATCATGCATTATGGCGAGTATTTTTTCAGCATCTCAAGCTCACCTACGATCATCGTTCCCGCCGGTATCGAAATAGGTCAACGCGTTGCGCTAAGCGATATCGATGCACTGTCCGTTGATCAGATGTATCAAACCGATCTTGCACTGCTACCGCCCAATGATTCAGGTTCAGGCGACATCCTGGAGTTGGGTATTACCGTACTGAATCAAGGCAAGCTGGGCGCCCATGAGCTGCAGCTGGTCGTGAAGGTCACTGATGATGCGATCTGGCAAAGTGTCTCATCAGACAGCGGCTGGGAGTGCCTGGACTATGACACCGAGCTTCGTTGCACTCGACCGACACTGAGCGAATTTTCTGAATCCCGTTTTACGGTGCAAGTCGACGCGGGCGATGCGACTGTCGACGATGTCATGATGCTTCTGACAGCGCGCACTTATGACCCTGCCCTTGACAACAATCATTACAACGATGATGGCACCCTGAGTAAAGAACCGGCGGACGACAGCGCACAGAATGTCGTGACTGACTCTTCCGAGACCACCTCTGGCGATCAGGATACCGAAAGCACAACATCGCCACCGCCGGTCATAGCGTCTGCACAGACAAGTAATGTTGTCAGCAATGACGCCTCTTCAGGTGGATCAGATAATGGCAGCCTGCTGCTGCTCGCTCTGGGTTTACTCGGCTGGAGACGCTACCGGGCGCATATCGCCCAATAG